Proteins from a single region of Kwoniella newhampshirensis strain CBS 13917 chromosome 10 map unlocalized Ctg15, whole genome shotgun sequence:
- a CDS encoding alanine-tRNA ligase, translating into MSAATSKPQVPTTAPHPWPVPEQWPANKVRQTYIDYFVKQPGFEHTFWPSSGVIPFDDDTLLFANAGMNQYKPLFLGTADPKSDLSKLIRAVNSQKCIRAGGKHNDLDDVGKDTYHHTFFEMLGNWSFGNYFKIGALTMAWDLLTRVYGLPKERLYVTYFEGDAKQGLEPDAEAQQIWRDLGVPEEHILPGNAKDNFWEMGATGPCGPCSEIHFDRIGGREAAHLVNADDPNVLEIWNNVFIQYNREQSGELRSLPAKHVDTGMGFERLVSVLHNVSSNYDTDCFTPIFAKIQELTGARPYSGKLGEQDVDGVDTAYRVIADHIRTLTVAISDGGIPDKDGRGYVLRRILRRGVRYASNKLNVKIGTFLSSLVPTVVESLGGIFPEVTKKVPELIEILNEEEASFARTLTRGEALFNKYATTAIEEKRTVLSGKDIWRLYDTYGFPVDLTQIMAEERGLKIDEVAFEKARLESLEASKAGGKEKGAAGVKLDVHDLGALEANDAVPKTDDQFKYQLDDIKATVKSIYHSSRFYNSTSELPANAPFGILLDKTNFYAESGGQENDTGVIAIDGKAEFKVDDVQVYNGYVLHIGQIEEGEIKVGDEVICTYDELRRWPIRNNHTGTHILNFALREVLGDHIDQKGSLVAPNKLRFDFSHGKGISIAEHVKIEAICNDWIKKAAPVYAKEMPLAEAYKIPGLRAVFGEAYPDPVRVVSLGYPIEEIAQNIQDTKWRGTSIEFCGGTHVAKTDDIKDFVIVEESSIAKGIRRVVAVTGHDAHDVSRKAVEFEKRLEKIQELEGKEKETAMKPYLVELGQSGISIIKKANLKERFEKIQGELVAAAKAKVTADSKLITDEIKAFFKTNPNENVYVGAFDIGGNSKTLSAAVAAGKSLSKAIYVFSADPETGKVAHTNFLPKEILERKVLDAKTWLGEVSKVLGGKGGGRDDSATGVGSEIGKIDEAIVIAKSLYKSKVEA; encoded by the exons ATGTCGGCGGCAACTTCTAAGCCTCAGGTGCCTACCACGGCCCCTCATCCCTGGCCTGTACCCGAACAATGGCCTGCCAACAAGGTCAGACAAACCTACATCGACTACTTTGTCAAGCAACCTGGATTCGAGCATACCTTCTGGCCTTCGAGTGGCGTCATCCCTTTCGACGATGATACACTTCTTTTTGCCAATGCG GGTATGAACCAGTACAAACCTCTTTTCCTTGGTACTGCCGACCCCAAATCCGACCTGTCCAAGCTCATCCGTGCGGTCAATAGTCAGAAGTGTATCCGCGCAGGTGGCAAGCATAATG ATCTCGATGATGTGGGGAAAGACACATACCATCATACGTTCTTCGAGATGCTGGGTAACTGGTCATTCGGCAATTActtcaag ATTGGAGCTTTGACTATGGCCTGGGATCTGTTGACTCGAGTGTACGGTCTGCCAAAGGAGAGGTTGTACGTGACATACTTTGAGGGAGATGCGAAGCAAGGACTGGAGCCGGATGCAGAAGCTCA ACAGATTTGGCGAGATCTCGGTGTTCCGGAAGAGCACATTCTTCCCGGTAACGCCAAGGATAACTTTTGGG AGATGGGTGCTACTGGCCCATGTGGTCCATGCAG TGAAATCCACTTTGACCGTATCGGTGGTCGTGAGGctgctcacctcgtcaacGCCGACGATCCCAACGTGCTTGAGATCTGGAACAACGTTTTCATCCAATATAACCGAGAGCAATCCGGCGAGCTTCGATCCCTTCCCGCCAAGCACGTTGACACTGGTATGGGTTTCGAGCGATTAGTTTCCGTACTCCACAACGTCTCATCCAACTACGATACCGACTGTTTCACCCCCATCTTCGCCAAAATTCAGGAGCTCACCGGTGCTAGACCGTACTCGGGCAAGCTCGGAGAGCAGGATGTGGACGGAGTCGATACTGCTTACCGAGTCATTGCGGACCATATTAGAACATTGACAGTGGCGATCTCAGATGGAGGTATCCCAGACAAAGACGGACGAGGTTATGTGCTTCGACGAATCCTCAGACGAGGGGTGCGATATGCTAGCAACAAGCTCAATGTCAAAATCGGGACCTTTCTTTCGTCGCTTGTTCCCACCGTTGTCGAGTCGCTG GGCGGTATCTTCCCCGAAGTCACGAAGAAGGTCCCTGAGCTCATTGAGATCCTcaacgaggaagaagcttCTTTCGCCCGAACACTTACTCGAGGAGAAGCCTTGTTCAACAAGTATGCGACCACCGccatcgaggagaagagaacCGTTCTGTCAGGAAAGGATATCTGGAGACTGTACGACACTTATGGTTTCCCTGTCGATCTCACACAGATCAtggcggaggagagaggactGAAGATAGACGAAGTGGCATTTGAGAAGGCTCGACTGGAAAGTTTGGAGGCGAGCAAGGCTGGtggcaaggagaagggtgcTGCCGGTGTCAAATTAGATGTTCACGATCTTGGTGCTTTGGAAGCCAATGATGCTGTGCCCAAGACTGATGATCAGTTCAAGTACC AACTCGATGACATCAAGGCTACCGTCAAAAGCATCTACCATTCTTCCAGATTCTACAACTCCACCTCTGAACTTCCTGCCAACGCTCCTTTCGGTATTCTCCTCGACAAAACTAACTTTTACGCTGAGTCTGGTGGTCAGGAGAACGACACCGGTGTCATTGCCATCGACGGCAAGGCTGAGTTCAAGGTGGACGACGTTCAGGTGTACAACGGTTACGTTTTGCATATCGGGCAGATCGAGGAGGGCGAGATCAaggttggagatgaggtcATCTGTACATATGATGAG CTTCGACGATGGCCCATCCGAAATAACCATACGGGTACTCACATCCTCAATTTTGCGCTCCGAGAAGTGCTTGGCGATCACATCGATCAAAAAGGCTCTCTTGTCGCCCCCAACAAGCTCCGATTCGACTTCTCCCACGGCAAGGGTATCAGTATCGCTGAACACGTCAAGATCGAGGCGATCTGTAACGACTGGATCAAGAAGGCTGCACCTGTCTACGCGAAGGAAATGCCATTGGCTGAGGCCTATAAGATCCCTGGTCTACGTGCTGTCTTCGGCGAGGCCTATCCCGATCCAGTCCGAGTTGTCTCACTCGGCTACCCGATCGAGGAGATTGCTCAGAACATTCAAGACACCAAGTGGCGAGGAACTAGTATCGAGTTCTGTGGTGGTACACATGTCGCCAAGACCGACGATATCAAGGACTTCGTTATCGTGGAGGAGTCTTCGATCGCAAAGGGTATCCGACGAGTCGTGGCTGTCACAGGACACGATGCTCATGACGTGTCAAGAAAGGCCGTGGAGTTCGAGAAGAGACTGGAGAAGATTCAGGAGCTGgaaggcaaggagaaggagacagCGATGAAGCCTTACCTTGTT GAGCTCGGCCAGAGTGGTATCTCCATAATCAAGAAGGCTAACTTAAAGGAGCGATTCGAGAAGATCCAGGGTGAACTTGTCGCCGCTGCGAAAGCGAAGGTAACAGCGGACTCCAAGCTG ATCACCGATGAGATTAAAGCCTTCTTCAAGACCAACCCTAATGAAAATGTCTATGTTGGCGCTTTCGACATCGGAGGCAACTCAAAG ACATTATCGGCTGCTGTCGCTGCGGGCAAATCCCTCTCAAAGGCGATATATGTGTTCAGCGCGGACCCTGAGACTGGAAAGGTTGCACACACCAACTTCTTGCCCAAGGAGATCTTGGAGCGAAAAGTTTTAGATGCCAAGACCTGGTTGGGCGAGGTATCAAAGGTTCTCGGaggcaag GGTGGTGGTCGAGACGACAGTGCCACAGGCGTGGGCAGTGAGATTGGCAAGATTGACGAGGCGATCGTGATTGCGAAGAGCTTGTACAAGAGCAAGGTAGAGGCGTAG
- a CDS encoding 6,7-dimethyl-8-ribityllumazine synthase, with protein MSDPTIKGLPPPPVKYDGSPFRIAIVHARWNDAIIGALLEGTVNKLKEQGVKEENIVIKTVPGSYELPFACQKLIEAGKTQSSNAAPSMLASTTNLLSLIDNAASAPSANPPQPAQSGTTASTAPFDAVIAIGCLIKGSTMHFEYICDAVTNGLMRVQLDTGVPVIFGVLTVLTDDQGLERAGIGRKETKGHNHGEDWGLAAVELAAQASDWQKGIL; from the exons ATGTCCGACCCGACCATCAAAGGccttccgcctcctcccgTCAAGTACGACGGATCACCTTTCCGCATTGCCATCGTCCATGCTAGATGGAACGACGCTATCATCGGCGCTCTCCTCGAGGGCACTGtcaacaagctcaaggAGCAAGGTgtcaaagaggagaatATCGTGATCAAGACTGTTCCGGGAAGTTACGAGCTGCCTTTCGCCTGTCAAAA ACTTATCGAAGCAGGAAAGACCCAATCATCCAACGCAGCACCTTCCATGTTGGCAAGCACCaccaatctcctctctcttaTCGATAACGCTGCCTCAGCCCCATCTGCCAACCCTCCTCAACCCGCTCAATCAGGCACTACAGCCTCTACCGCGCCATTCGACGccgtcatcgccatcgGATGTCTCATCAAGGGGTCCACCATGCACTTTGAATACATCTGTGACGCCGTCACCAACGGTCTCATGCGGGTCCAACTTGACACGGGTGTCCCTGTCATCTTTGGCGTTCTGACCGTCTTAACTGACGATCAAGGTTTGGAGAGAGCCGGTAtcggaagaaaggagaccAAGGGACACA ACCACGGAGAGGATTGGGGTTTGGCTGCAGTCGAACTTGCTGCTCAGGCCAGTGATTGGCAAAAGGGCATCTTGTAG
- a CDS encoding sorting nexin-3: MNQPQQYDQSSYFQQQPQSQSLPQSQPQASPQSPPVEVTHSPFARTDSSQRMTFSEMARMAGRPQTFDEMYAVPESFLEIEIRNPMTHGIGRKQYTDYEIVCMTNIPAFKLRHSVVRRRYSDFEAFRDVLERESTRVNIPPLPGKIFTNRFTDDVIEQRREGLQRFLEIVAGHPLLQTGSKVLCAFLQDPAWDKSQWM; encoded by the exons ATGAATCAACCACAGCAGTATGATCAGAGTT CCTATTtccaacaacaacctcaGTCCCAATCTTTACCTCAATCTCAACCGCAAGCTTCTCCTCAAAGTCCTCCTG TCGAGGTGACCCATTCACCTTTCGCTCGAACCGATTCGTCACAACGAATGACATTCTCCGAAATGGCACGTATGGCAGGTCGACCCCAGACC TTCGACGAGATGTACGCTGTTCCAGAATCATTTCTCGAGATTGAGATACGAAATCCCATGACTCACGGGATTGGAAGGAAACAGTACACGGACTATGAGATCGTTTGCATG ACCAACATCCCAGCTTTCAAACTTCGTCATTCGGTGGTCCGTCGTCGATATTCTGATTTCGAAGCTTTCAGGGATGTattggagagggagagtaCGAGAGTGAACATTCCGCCATTGCCAGGGAAG ATCTTCACGAACCGATTCACAGACGACGTCATCGAACAACGGCGCGAAGGACTCCAACGTTTCCTCGAGATCGTAGCTGGTCATCCGCTCTTACAGACGGGAAGCAAGGTCTTGTGCGCATTCCTGCAGG ACCCCGCTTGGGATAAATCGCAGTGGATGTAA